A window of Pomacea canaliculata isolate SZHN2017 linkage group LG3, ASM307304v1, whole genome shotgun sequence contains these coding sequences:
- the LOC112559661 gene encoding LOW QUALITY PROTEIN: beta-1,4-mannosyltransferase bre-3-like (The sequence of the model RefSeq protein was modified relative to this genomic sequence to represent the inferred CDS: inserted 1 base in 1 codon): MCPSKTQTVVSGHVISHHDMDGSDAASSIIKHGLCVSAYLLLIYVNVVLIVDSTDNTTVPYPSQTYGLLGSVLLYILRFLPLLPLLFCIFNFLGIVCINTFPAKPKLQYSPLVCSFVCFRVVTRGQYRTLILDNVEKNIGTCGRVGLKNFMFEVVTDQALNLPSMERVREVVVPADFRPKNGSLFKARALQYCLEPGVDTLGDEDWIVHLDEETLITEDAVVGIVNFISTGSRHQFGQGVVTYSKVRIVNWLTTLAESVRVGFDLGVIRFTLKVLHKPVFGWKGSFVVAKAAAERSISFDHGPEASVAEDCFFAMVAFARGFSFDFVEGEMLEQSAFTIPDYLRQRQRWXQGIFLTACS; the protein is encoded by the exons ATGTGCCCATCGAAAACACAGACGGTCGtgagtggtcacgtgatcagccaCCACGACATGGACGGAAGTGACGCCGCGTCCAGCATAATCAAGCACGGCCTGTGTGTGTCGGCTTACCTCCTCTTGATCTATGTGAACGTCGTCCTCATCGTCGACAGTACGGACAACACCACGGTGCCCTACCCTTCCCAAACATACGGGCTCCTCGGCTCGGTGCTTCTGTACATCCTGCGCTTCCTGCCTCTTCTCCCTCTTCTGTTCTGCATCTTCAACTTTCTGGGCATCGTCTGCATCAACACGTTCCCGGCGAAACCCAAACTGCAGTACTCGCCCTTGGTCTGCTCGTTCGTGTGCTTTCGGGTCGTGACCCGGGGCCAGTACCGGACATTAATCCTAGACAACGTGGAGAAAAATATCGGCACGTGCGGGCGCGTGGGACTgaaaaatttcatgtttgaggTGGTGACAGACCAGGCACTGAACCTGCCCAGCATGGAAAGAGTGCGTGAGGTGGTGGTCCCAGCAGACTTTCGACCCAAGAACGGTTCGCTATTCAAGGCCCGAGCCTTGCAGTACTGTCTGGAACCGGGCGTGGACACACTGGGCGACGAGGACTGGATCGTTCATCTGGATGAGGAGACCCTCATCACGGAGGACGCTGTTGTGGGCATCGTTAATTTCATATCCACTGGCAGCCGGCACCAGTTCGGGCAGGGCGTGGTGACCTACAGCAAGGTGCGCATCGTCAACTGGCTGACGACACTGGCTGAAAGTGTGCGGGTGGGCTTCGACCTGGGCGTCATCCGCTTCACCCTCAAGGTTTTGCACAAGCCCGTGTTTGGGTGGAAGGGCTCATTCGTTGTAGCTAAAGCTGCTGCGGAGAGGAGCATCTCGTTCGACCACGGGCCTGAGGCCTCGGTGGCGGAGGATTGCTTCTTCGCCATGGTGGCCTTTGCGCGCGGGTTCAGCTTCGACTTTGTGGAGGGCGAGATGCTGGAGCAGAGTGCCTTCACTATTCCCGATTACCTCCGGCAGAGGCAGCGCT CGCAAGGCATCTTCCTCACGGCCTGCAGCTAG
- the LOC112560785 gene encoding CD109 antigen-like, whose product MVYDGAAGRYAYPTVVTATGSFVKGQPGLLDLPLPSNLRQGNYYWEMGCNDCDFLPSTNYNDYVVHTTKYYVSGGLNVAYDVTTILVQTDKAIYKPGQLVHYRVFAVYPDLRMYTGKFQIEVSDPNGNKIQRLSEVSGTQGVVEGSLGLADKPLFGDWTISVQIQTTTRSDSYSKKFSVQEYTLPRFEVNVDVPSYVLLTDEDVKGSVKATYTFGQPVKGMVELHVSSMAGLDYCGKEPPFMQIAFDIDGEAKFSVPRVDISRVVSTYDGSQIKITAIVKETLTDVKLQGSAVVTYRSTPYKVTILDNTPGVFKPGLPFSLFAKASMQDDSPVAGSTTMTIFTTAHYNIPADNSFLYGVSQFTGTYPLPVRTIDVPPSGVVKIDIDIPSNATSLDITVDFKGVKASKNINKMFSISNNYLQLTLLDNNLKSGQTARIQAKATEPVYRLWYQVVAHLMFCMAYYYHCCCCCCSCCCYYCCCCCCYY is encoded by the exons ATGGTGTATGATGGTGCGGCGGGTAGATATGCATACCCGACTGTCGTCACCGCTACTGGCTCCTTTGTCAAAG GTCAGCCTGGTCTGCTAGACCTGCCT TTGCCGTCCAATCTGAGGCAAGGGAATTACTACTGGGAGATGGGCTGTAACGACTGCGATTTCCTCCCATCTACTAACTACAACGACTATGTTGTTCACACCACAAAATACTATGTTAGTGGAGGGCTAAACGTGGCCTACGACGTTACAACTATTCTGGTACAGACGGACAAAGCCATCTACAAGCCCGGACAGCTCG TGCATTACAGGGTGTTTGCAGTGTACCCAGACCTCAGGATGTACACTGGAAAATTCCAGATAGAAGTTTCG GATCctaatggaaataaaattcaAAGGCTGTCGGAAGTGTCTGGAACACAAGGTGTAGTGGAAGGAAGTCTAGGGTTAGCCGACAAGCCTCTCTTTGGAGACTGGACGATCTCGGTACAAATTCAG ACAACAACACGTTCTGACTCGTATTCTAAGAAGTTCTCGGTGCAGGAATACA CCTTGCCGAGGTTTGAAGTCAACGTCGACGTACCGTCCTACGTGCTGCTGACGGACGAAGACGTCAAGGGATCCGTCAAGGCCAC CTACACGTTTGGTCAGCCGGTGAAAGGCATGGTGGAGCTCCACGTGTCCTCCATGGCGGGGCTGGACTACTGCGGCAAGGAACCTCCCTTCATGCAGATCGCCTTTGAC ATTGACGGAGAAGCGAAGTTCTCTGTACCCCGGGTAGACATCAGCCGTGTGGTGAGCACCTACGACGGTTCTCAGATTAAG ATAACAGCCATTGTCAAGGAGACGTTGACGGACGTGAAGCTGCAGGGGTCGGCGGTGGTGACCTACAGGAGCACGCCGTACAAAGTGACCATACTGGACAACACGCCTGGTGTCTTCAAGCCTGGACTTCCATTCAGTCTCTTC GCCAAGGCTTCAATGCAAGACGACAGTCCAGTGGCTGGTTCCACCACCATGACCATCTTCACAACGGCTCACTACAATATCCCCGCGGACAACAGCTTCCTGTACGGGGTGTCCCAGTTCACGGGTACCTACCCGTTGCCAGTAAGGACGATTGATGTTCCTCCATCCGGTGTAGTCAAGATCGACATCGACATCCCCTCCAACGCCACCTCGCTTGACATCACT GTTGACTTTAAAGGCGTGAAAGCCAGCAAGAATATCAACAAAATGTTCTCCATCAGCAATAACTACCTGCAGCTGACACTTCTCGACAACAACCTGAAG AGTGGTCAGACAGCCCGCATTCAAGCAAAGGCCACGGAACCCGTTTATCGTCTCTGGTACCAGGTAGTCGCCCACCTTATGTTTTGCATggcttattattatcattgttgttgttgttgttgttcttgttgttgttattattgttgttgttgttgttgttattattaa